One genomic window of Etheostoma spectabile isolate EspeVRDwgs_2016 chromosome 5, UIUC_Espe_1.0, whole genome shotgun sequence includes the following:
- the LOC116690071 gene encoding corticotropin-releasing factor-binding protein: MSVVLRAQLFLFLISLSSRTGLSRYIEDNEAADGFYSLLSLDQKRESEDFIFRRPLRCLDMLATDGYFTFVASRPQLACATFIIAEPSEVISLELSDVNIDCSAGDFIKMFDGWVLKGEKFPSRQDHQLPLNQRYTDYCSSSAAPGATSRSSQNVAMIFFRIHSPDSGFTLTVKKLHNPFPCNIMSQSPEGSFTMVMPHQRRNCSFSIIYPVEIRLTDLSLGQAISNELSPQRQVSTGCSGSGDYVELLGGNGVDTSMMFPIADLCFSLSGLAQMKIGCDNSVVRLVSSGNYINRVSFQYRLLEQRELPKTQENALDNLCSVE, encoded by the exons gataACGAAGCTGCAGATGGATTTTATTCTCTGCTCAGTTTGGACCAGAAAAGAGAAtcagaggattttatttttcGCCGACCTCTCA gATGTTTGGACATGCTGGCCACGGATGGTTACTTCACCTTTGTGGCGTCTCGACCACAGCTAGCCTGTGCTACTTTCATCATCGCTGAGCCCAGTGAGGTCATCAGCCTGGAGCTGTCTGACGTCAATATCGACTGCAGCGCTGGAGACTTCATCAAG ATGTTTGATGGCTGGGTTCTGAAGGGAGAGAAGTTCCCCAGCAGGCAGGACCACCAACTCCCGCTGAATCAGCGCTACACAGACTACTGCTCCTCCTCCGCAGCACCAGGAGCCACCAGCCGCTCCTCTCAGAACGTCGCCATGATCTTCTTCCGCATTCACAGCCCTGACAGTGGCTTCACTCTTACTGTCAAAAAGCTACACAACCCCTTCC CCTGTAACATTATGTCTCAGAGTCCAGAGGGCAGCTTCACCATGGTGATGCCACACCAGCGCAGGAACTGCAGCTTCTCCATCATCTACCCTGTGGAGATCCGGCTGACAGATCTCAGCCTGGGGCAGGCCATAAGCAATGAGCTCAGCCCACAG aggCAGGTGTCGACTGGCTGTTCGGGGTCAGGTGACTATGTGGAGCTGCTAGGGGGGAATGGGGTGGACACCTCTATGATGTTCCCCATAGCTGACCTTTGTTTCTCCCTCAGTGGGCTTG CCCAGATGAAGATTGGTTGCGATAACTCGGTGGTGAGGCTGGTGTCCAGTGGGAACTATATCAATCGTGTTTCCTTCCAGTACCGATTACTTGAACAACGCGAGCTCCCCAAGACCCAAGAGAACGCTCTCGATAACCTCTGCTCTGTGGAATGA